A single window of Gadus morhua chromosome 22, gadMor3.0, whole genome shotgun sequence DNA harbors:
- the vps28 gene encoding vacuolar protein sorting-associated protein 28 homolog isoform X2 translates to MFHGIPVTGGIGGGQANKPELYEEVKLYKNAREREKYDNMAELFAVVKTLQALEKAYIQDCVTPNEYTAFCSRLLVQYKAAFKQVQGSDVGSIDDFCRKYRLDCPLAMERIKEDRPITIKDDMGNLNRCIADIVSLFITVMDKLRLEIRAMDEIQPDLRELMETMNRMSNMPPESEAKEKVSLWLTTLSSMSASDELDDSQVRQMLFDLESAYNAFNRFLHSS, encoded by the exons ATGTTTCATGGCATTCCAGTTACGGGAGGGATCGGAGGAG GCCAAGCAAACAAACCGGAATTGTATGAG GAAGTAAAGTTGTACAAAAATGCGAGAGAACGTGAAAA GTATGACAACATGGCCGAGCTGTTTGCTGTGGTCAAGACCCTTCAGGCACTAGAAAAAGCCTATATCCAGGACTGTGTCACACCGAATGA GTACACTGCTTTCTGCTCCAGACTTCTGGTTCAGTATAAGGCTGCCTTCAAACAGGTCCAGGGCTCTGACGTAGGCTCCATCGATGACTTCTGCAGAAAGTACAGA CTTGACTGCCCTCTAGCCATGGAGAGAATAAAGGAGGACCGACCAATCACCATCAAGGACGACATGGGCAACCTGAACCGTTGCATTGCAGATATTGTTTCT CTCTTCATCACTGTGATGGACAAGCTGAGACTGGAGATCAGAGCGATGGACGAG ATCCAACCTGACCTGAGAGAGCTCATGGAAACTATGAACAGAATGAGTAACATGCCTCCAGAATCTGAGGCAAAGGAGAAAGTCAGCCTTTG GCTGACCACCCTGAGCAGTATGTCTGCGTCCGACGAGCTTGACGACTCCCAGGTCCGCCAGATGCTCTTCGACCTGGAGTCGGCCTACAACGCCTTCAACCGCTTCCTCCACTCCTCCTAG
- the aunip gene encoding uncharacterized protein aunip — protein MKSSRPAPQEQCGVWLDPVELKSKVKKKQPFRPISNLLNPLAGGDRYSLAVALNFTQTKIEMPNVKQSSISSFFTAQRRVLKKMSSSEDLHIYQTSSSISNRDSSISTTGAPGTKRKHEVVDRIPDVKSQAKAACTDVDRTGPGHQWMGQSGQKTDPKDTARHEYNSTLPWDNQCREQEAEELLSQPKRMKLHPETFSVYTVGVDPHIDELSQKPLSQFCSSQNIQKQINRIENKIPDFLPPVSQRDFALSNEERPTPGRCRDTGADIPESLTQSESGFGDVLGSAGRTSTQKPFEHTNASQINEENDQYRLTCSQTQYEPQVPATPKPLDTCTEPKSNPLKHRETDQVRATAEEHDIFPERASLKPKDSLGNKYRVPDPLPNNLHGNTIDLLFTQDSEGLRVIAHRGPRAPRNPLKDHTNLGLTWEQGTGAQKYEVYEEEEEMLFTQDSQGNMVIKH, from the exons ATGAAGAGCTCCAGGCCCGCTCCCCAGGAGCAGTGTGGTGTTTGGTTGGACCCTGTGGAACTGAAATCAAAAGTGAAAAAA AAGCAGCCATTCCGGCCCATTTCTAACCTGCTGAACCCATTGGCTGGAGGTGATAGATACAGTTTGGCCGTGGCGCTAAACTTCACTCAAACCAAAATCGAAATGCCAAATGTCAAACAGAGTTCTATATCATCCTTCTTTACTGCCCAACGCAGAG tTCTCAAGAAGATGTCTTCATCTGAAGATCTACACATTTATCAAACTTCTTCCTCTATATCCAATCGGGACTCCAGCATCTCCACCACGGGAGCTCCGGGGACGAAGAGAAAACATGAAGTGGTTGACCGGATACCCGACGTCAAGTCCCAGGCCAAGGCTGCCTGCACTGATGTGGACAGGACAGGTCCTGGACACCAGTGGATGGGTCAAAGTGGTCAGAAGACTGATCCTAAAGACACGGCTCGGCATGAGTACAACAGCACCCTGCCGTGGGACAATCAGTGCCGAGAACAGGAAGCAGAAGAGCTGCTTAGCCAACCAAAAAGGATGAAGCTGCACCCTGAAACCTTTTCAGTCTACACAGTTGGGGTTGACCCTCACATAGATGAACTTAGTCAGAAGCCATTGAGTCAGTTCTGTAGTTCCCAAAACATCCAGAAACAAATTAACCGCATCGAAAACAAAATACCAGATTTCCTTCCTCCCGTTTCCCAGCGTGACTTTGCCTTGAGCAACGAGGAGCGGCCCACACCGGGGCGCTGCAGGGACACAGGGGCGGATATCCCTGAAAGCTTGACTCAAAGTGAAAGTGGCTTTGGGGATGTTCTGGGGTCAGCAGGTCGAACATCCACTCAAAAGCCTTTCGAGCACACAAACGCGTCTCAGATCAATGAGGAGAATGACCAATACCGTTTGACATGTTCACAAACTCAATATGAACCCCAGGTCCCAGCAACACCTAAACCTCTTGATACATGTACAGAGCCAAAATCAAACCCTTTGAAGCATCGTGAAACAGATCAGGTCCGGGCAACGGCGGAAGAACATGACATTTTTCCAGAGCGTGCTTCCCTGAAACCAAAGGACTCTCTCGGTAACAAGTACCGGGTCCCAGACCCCCTGCCCAATAACCTCCATGGGAACACTATAGATCTGCTGTTCACTCAGGACTCTGAAGGCCTCCGGGTCATAGCCCACCGTGGTCCAAGGGCCCCCAGGAACCCCCTTAAGGATCACACCAACCTGGGCCTCACATGGGAGCAGGGGACTGGAGCTCAGAAATATGAGGtgtatgaggaggaggaagagatgctCTTCACTCAAGATTCTCAGGGAAATATGGTCATCAAACATTAG
- the vps28 gene encoding vacuolar protein sorting-associated protein 28 homolog isoform X1, which translates to MGSSQGGVFTFTSQQFAKEDPFGYIRVAIMFHGIPVTGGIGGGQANKPELYEEVKLYKNAREREKYDNMAELFAVVKTLQALEKAYIQDCVTPNEYTAFCSRLLVQYKAAFKQVQGSDVGSIDDFCRKYRLDCPLAMERIKEDRPITIKDDMGNLNRCIADIVSLFITVMDKLRLEIRAMDEIQPDLRELMETMNRMSNMPPESEAKEKVSLWLTTLSSMSASDELDDSQVRQMLFDLESAYNAFNRFLHSS; encoded by the exons ATGGGGTCCTCACAAGGAGGCGTGTTTACCTTTACGTCACAGCAATTTGCCAAGGAAG aTCCTTTTGGTTATATAAGGGTTGCTATCATGTTTCATGGCATTCCAGTTACGGGAGGGATCGGAGGAG GCCAAGCAAACAAACCGGAATTGTATGAG GAAGTAAAGTTGTACAAAAATGCGAGAGAACGTGAAAA GTATGACAACATGGCCGAGCTGTTTGCTGTGGTCAAGACCCTTCAGGCACTAGAAAAAGCCTATATCCAGGACTGTGTCACACCGAATGA GTACACTGCTTTCTGCTCCAGACTTCTGGTTCAGTATAAGGCTGCCTTCAAACAGGTCCAGGGCTCTGACGTAGGCTCCATCGATGACTTCTGCAGAAAGTACAGA CTTGACTGCCCTCTAGCCATGGAGAGAATAAAGGAGGACCGACCAATCACCATCAAGGACGACATGGGCAACCTGAACCGTTGCATTGCAGATATTGTTTCT CTCTTCATCACTGTGATGGACAAGCTGAGACTGGAGATCAGAGCGATGGACGAG ATCCAACCTGACCTGAGAGAGCTCATGGAAACTATGAACAGAATGAGTAACATGCCTCCAGAATCTGAGGCAAAGGAGAAAGTCAGCCTTTG GCTGACCACCCTGAGCAGTATGTCTGCGTCCGACGAGCTTGACGACTCCCAGGTCCGCCAGATGCTCTTCGACCTGGAGTCGGCCTACAACGCCTTCAACCGCTTCCTCCACTCCTCCTAG